One stretch of Acidobacteriota bacterium DNA includes these proteins:
- a CDS encoding M81 family metallopeptidase: MSLRIAVAQISSESNHFVTGLAGLDFFRTTGYLLEGPELLDLGRSDTEVGGFLSILQSEEQVEVVPLVAARANSGNPLSAECYRSLKRLLLEGLRRNRPVHGILLSCHGSMGVQDLDDPEGDLAGALRDIIGPRVPLALTLDLHGNLTRSMVQSADSVVGYHPYPHRDAFQTGQHAAGLLLRAVKGQSRPAMALARLPLILTSFNASTEGDGPFARLRREADRMEQTRPQVLSASVFNLGAYIDVPEMGCSSLVITEGDEALAGELARRLALRHWNEREAYRVEPLTVADAVERGRRIQGGPVLLLDTADTTGGGAAGDGIALVRELIGLGVEESCLAMAVDPQAVGDCWHREPGSRFQVELGHRLDPQWGKPLALGAMLRRKSEGRFRYRGGILGGTEVSMGRSLVLQTGNLQLLVTSRPTYEWADEQYRSLGLDPRQAKFVCVKNMMNFRVGYAGIMKDFFVVAVPGPTPADMRMLPFRRIGRPVYPLDAMPETIEPEMTLRRYPGR; this comes from the coding sequence ATGAGCCTGCGAATCGCTGTCGCTCAGATTTCATCCGAGTCCAACCATTTCGTGACGGGTCTGGCCGGGCTGGACTTCTTTCGCACCACCGGCTACCTGCTGGAGGGCCCCGAACTCCTGGACCTGGGCCGGTCGGACACCGAGGTCGGCGGTTTTCTTTCCATCCTCCAGTCCGAGGAGCAGGTCGAGGTGGTCCCGCTGGTGGCTGCCCGGGCCAACTCCGGCAATCCGCTTTCGGCGGAATGCTACCGCTCCCTGAAGCGGCTGCTGCTTGAAGGGTTGCGCCGGAATCGGCCCGTTCACGGCATCCTCCTCTCCTGTCACGGCTCCATGGGGGTGCAGGACCTGGACGACCCCGAGGGGGACCTGGCCGGAGCCCTCCGCGATATCATCGGCCCCCGGGTTCCCCTGGCCCTCACGCTCGACCTCCATGGCAACCTGACCCGGTCCATGGTTCAGTCGGCGGATAGTGTGGTCGGTTACCATCCCTATCCTCACCGGGACGCCTTCCAGACAGGTCAACACGCGGCCGGCCTGTTGCTGCGGGCCGTCAAAGGTCAGAGCCGCCCGGCCATGGCGCTGGCCCGCTTGCCCCTGATTCTGACCAGCTTCAACGCCTCCACCGAGGGGGACGGCCCCTTTGCCCGGCTTCGGCGTGAAGCGGACCGGATGGAGCAGACGCGGCCGCAGGTGCTCTCGGCCTCGGTCTTCAACCTGGGCGCCTATATCGACGTTCCGGAAATGGGTTGCAGCTCGCTGGTGATAACCGAGGGCGATGAGGCCCTGGCCGGGGAGTTGGCCCGCCGGCTGGCCCTTCGCCACTGGAACGAGCGCGAGGCCTATCGAGTCGAGCCACTGACCGTGGCCGATGCCGTGGAGCGCGGACGCCGCATTCAGGGAGGCCCCGTCCTCCTGCTGGACACTGCCGATACCACCGGGGGCGGCGCCGCCGGCGACGGCATCGCGCTGGTCCGAGAGCTGATCGGGCTCGGCGTCGAGGAGTCCTGCCTGGCCATGGCGGTCGATCCCCAAGCCGTTGGCGACTGCTGGCATCGGGAGCCCGGCAGCCGGTTCCAGGTGGAGTTGGGACACCGCCTGGACCCCCAGTGGGGCAAGCCCCTGGCGCTCGGGGCGATGCTGCGGCGGAAGTCGGAGGGCCGCTTCCGTTACCGGGGCGGCATCCTGGGAGGCACCGAAGTCTCCATGGGGCGCTCGCTGGTCCTGCAGACCGGCAACCTCCAGTTGCTGGTCACGAGCCGTCCCACCTACGAATGGGCCGACGAGCAGTACCGTTCGCTGGGACTGGATCCCCGCCAGGCCAAGTTTGTCTGCGTCAAGAACATGATGAACTTCCGGGTGGGCTACGCCGGCATCATGAAGGACTTCTTCGTGGTGGCCGTTCCCGGACCCACGCCCGCCGATATGCGCATGCTGCCCTTCCGGCGCATTGGCAGGCCGGTTTACCCGCTGGATGCCATGCCCGAGACCATTGAGCCTGAGATGACGCTTCGGCGCTATCCCGGTCGGTGA
- a CDS encoding SDR family oxidoreductase, with amino-acid sequence MPDYLSRQFGLEGKRALVTGAGRGIGQAVALALAGSGAQVAVHYRRSKQGAEDTVDRIRRAGGKGWTVQADLEGSAGARHLLEQVSRRWDGLDVLVNNAGDMVSRSLLQQAEDDWIETVLRVNLHSTLYVTRESIPLLQRGSDPSIINTSSISAHTGGAGRVAIYAAAKGAILSLTRSLAKELAPRVRVNTISPGVILTDIHDRLNTPEALEALARQTPLGRNGHPDECAGAVLFLAGAASSFITGQVIEINGGLWMG; translated from the coding sequence ATGCCTGACTACTTGAGCCGTCAGTTCGGACTGGAGGGGAAGCGGGCCCTGGTGACCGGAGCCGGTCGAGGCATCGGACAAGCGGTGGCTCTAGCACTGGCCGGCAGCGGTGCCCAGGTGGCCGTGCACTACCGTCGGTCCAAACAGGGGGCAGAAGACACGGTCGATCGGATCAGGCGAGCCGGGGGAAAGGGATGGACTGTACAGGCGGATCTCGAGGGCTCGGCCGGAGCCCGGCATCTGCTGGAGCAGGTGAGTCGGCGCTGGGACGGGCTGGACGTTCTGGTCAACAACGCCGGGGACATGGTGAGCCGAAGCCTGCTGCAGCAGGCCGAAGACGACTGGATCGAAACGGTCTTAAGGGTGAACCTGCACAGCACGCTCTACGTGACTCGAGAATCCATTCCCCTGCTGCAAAGAGGTTCCGATCCCTCCATCATCAACACATCCTCGATTTCCGCTCACACCGGTGGCGCCGGGCGCGTTGCCATCTATGCGGCAGCCAAGGGGGCAATTCTCAGCCTGACTCGGAGTCTCGCCAAGGAACTGGCGCCCCGGGTGCGAGTGAATACCATTTCGCCGGGTGTCATTCTGACCGATATTCATGACCGCCTGAATACCCCTGAAGCGCTGGAAGCCCTTGCCCGCCAGACACCTCTGGGCCGAAACGGCCACCCCGACGAATGCGCCGGGGCGGTGCTCTTCCTGGCAGGAGCGGCCTCTTCGTTCATTACCGGACAGGTCATCGAGATCAACGGTGGATTGTGGATGGGATAG
- a CDS encoding amidohydrolase family protein: MKKRDATPGVSPRSRIDSHQHFWLADGFDYPWMDRNNPVLFRDYLPQDLAPALERHRIDLTVAVQASPSLEETEFLLTLAQEHSFIAGVVGWLDLESRDFPRQLDTYRKRSGFVGVRPAVEFLEDDRWLLRPRVLDSLKSIADLQVPLDLIVWPRHLPVVIELLERIPGLRAVVDHLAKPDITDRKLQPWQNHMAEIACYRGLYCKLSGMAPHGGPAPDLARRAQPFVDHVLGCFGVERVMFGSDWPICLNGSSYEEAVDLVRTTLASGWSPSVESAVFGRNAARFYGLEDE, translated from the coding sequence ATGAAAAAACGGGACGCAACTCCAGGCGTTAGCCCCCGCTCGCGGATCGACAGCCACCAACACTTCTGGCTGGCCGACGGCTTCGACTACCCCTGGATGGATCGAAACAATCCGGTGCTGTTCCGCGACTATTTGCCGCAGGACCTGGCGCCGGCACTCGAGCGCCACCGAATCGATCTCACCGTGGCCGTTCAGGCTTCCCCGAGCCTGGAGGAAACCGAATTCCTGCTGACCCTGGCGCAAGAGCACTCCTTCATCGCGGGCGTGGTCGGGTGGCTGGACCTGGAGAGCCGGGACTTCCCGCGGCAGTTGGACACCTACAGGAAGCGATCGGGATTTGTCGGGGTCCGGCCGGCAGTGGAGTTTCTGGAAGACGACCGGTGGCTGCTGCGGCCACGGGTCCTCGACAGTCTCAAGAGTATCGCTGACCTCCAGGTTCCTCTCGACCTGATCGTCTGGCCCAGGCATCTGCCCGTCGTCATTGAATTGCTGGAGCGCATCCCGGGGTTGCGGGCCGTGGTCGACCATCTGGCCAAGCCCGACATCACGGACCGCAAACTGCAACCCTGGCAAAACCATATGGCCGAGATCGCGTGCTATCGGGGTCTTTACTGCAAGCTTTCCGGGATGGCCCCCCACGGGGGGCCGGCTCCGGACCTGGCCAGGCGGGCGCAACCCTTCGTGGATCACGTGCTGGGTTGCTTCGGCGTGGAGCGGGTCATGTTTGGCAGCGACTGGCCGATTTGCCTGAACGGCAGCAGCTATGAAGAGGCGGTCGACCTGGTGCGCACCACGCTGGCTTCCGGTTGGAGTCCATCGGTCGAGTCGGCGGTGTTTGGACGGAATGCGGCCAGGTTCTATGGGCTCGAGGATGAATGA
- a CDS encoding BON domain-containing protein: MRQSSAFAGLAVAAALLWWGGVGQALPQQPVRAQLVEKIQKVLAELPYYGMFDHLVFELEEDRVTLGGYAFQTVLKTWAEREVSRVGGVAMVDNQIEVLPASTNDDRIRMAVFRAIYKDPDLAGYGFGGETWRAFTRNEHEVLYFQREPLGIYPVHIIVKHGNVILVGLVASQEDKTLAGIKANGVSGVFSVTNNLRVDTRMQSP, from the coding sequence ATGCGGCAATCGAGCGCTTTCGCTGGTCTGGCCGTGGCAGCGGCTCTGCTGTGGTGGGGGGGAGTCGGTCAGGCCCTTCCCCAACAGCCGGTCCGGGCACAACTGGTGGAAAAAATCCAGAAGGTGCTGGCGGAGCTTCCTTACTACGGCATGTTCGACCACCTGGTCTTTGAACTGGAAGAAGACCGCGTCACTCTGGGCGGCTACGCCTTTCAAACCGTCTTGAAGACCTGGGCGGAGCGGGAAGTGTCCAGAGTCGGAGGCGTGGCAATGGTGGACAATCAGATCGAAGTGCTCCCCGCCTCAACCAACGACGACCGCATACGCATGGCCGTCTTCCGGGCCATCTACAAGGATCCGGACCTGGCCGGCTACGGGTTTGGCGGCGAGACCTGGAGAGCCTTTACTCGCAACGAGCACGAGGTCCTCTACTTTCAGCGAGAGCCACTGGGGATCTATCCCGTACACATCATTGTCAAACACGGCAATGTCATCCTGGTGGGTCTGGTCGCCAGCCAGGAAGACAAGACCCTCGCCGGCATCAAGGCCAACGGGGTCAGCGGAGTCTTCTCGGTGACCAACAATCTGCGGGTCGACACCAGGATGCAGTCGCCGTAG
- a CDS encoding sialidase family protein — protein sequence MFSRTLVPFFLAAAILLPGSLTAQENPLTSRAAPSLDYAIRVVEAEPYLRPGTNMPGEGDFRPVHRELGTLPAQRLRLPVPGSTWRLDGRVVRTEDGTLYAGFGTYLYRSDDDGRSWTGRRLEGLPDTGGEPVAAQAFGAAGPYILVCHAATGLPPVMSELVENPAVTAGKHELRPLVVSRSKDGGEHWESSHPLSPPPGYRALTGDGNSIIALGDGTLLAALDAYNPGLEGEHSDRFAEVFLRSRDQGLTWGEPTLIRGTAAETGLVSLGGLRVLAAIRGVPNSRLGGKTIQLANSNDGGRTWRHFRPLTRTFGQAHGTLAPLPGGGIVAVYENRYPYHKGGDVRARISWNRGRSWEPEVYILMKGHGYGSAVAGSDGTIITVAGDGALGRNGRPGSEGHTLQAVRWKPWRKSGRIVH from the coding sequence ATGTTTTCTCGAACGCTAGTCCCCTTTTTCCTGGCTGCCGCCATTCTATTGCCCGGTAGCCTGACCGCCCAGGAAAACCCGCTCACCAGCCGGGCCGCCCCTTCCCTGGATTATGCGATCCGCGTGGTCGAGGCCGAGCCCTATCTGAGGCCCGGAACCAACATGCCGGGCGAGGGGGATTTCAGGCCGGTGCACCGGGAGCTGGGCACCCTGCCGGCGCAACGCCTGCGCCTGCCAGTGCCAGGCTCCACCTGGCGGCTCGACGGCCGGGTGGTCAGGACCGAGGATGGAACCCTCTACGCTGGCTTCGGCACCTATCTCTACCGGTCGGATGATGACGGCAGGAGCTGGACCGGCAGGCGGCTTGAGGGGTTGCCCGACACGGGGGGCGAACCGGTTGCCGCCCAGGCCTTCGGCGCGGCCGGACCCTACATCCTGGTCTGCCACGCCGCCACCGGTCTACCGCCCGTGATGTCCGAGCTGGTGGAAAATCCGGCGGTCACTGCCGGCAAGCACGAACTGCGTCCCCTGGTGGTCTCCCGTTCCAAGGACGGCGGAGAGCACTGGGAGAGCAGCCATCCGCTCAGCCCGCCTCCCGGCTATCGAGCGCTGACCGGCGACGGCAACTCCATCATCGCCCTGGGAGACGGAACCCTGCTGGCGGCCCTGGACGCCTACAATCCCGGGTTGGAGGGGGAGCACTCGGATCGCTTCGCTGAAGTGTTTTTGCGCAGCCGGGACCAGGGGCTCACCTGGGGAGAGCCGACCCTGATCCGGGGAACCGCCGCCGAAACCGGCCTGGTTTCCCTGGGGGGGCTGCGGGTGCTGGCAGCCATACGAGGCGTTCCCAATTCCCGGCTGGGCGGCAAGACCATCCAGTTGGCCAATTCCAACGACGGCGGACGCACCTGGCGCCACTTCAGGCCCTTGACCCGGACCTTCGGCCAGGCTCACGGCACCCTGGCTCCTCTTCCCGGGGGAGGGATCGTGGCCGTCTACGAAAACCGCTACCCCTACCATAAAGGGGGCGATGTTCGGGCCAGGATCAGTTGGAACCGGGGCAGGTCCTGGGAGCCGGAGGTCTACATCCTGATGAAGGGCCACGGCTACGGCAGTGCGGTAGCCGGCAGTGACGGGACCATCATCACCGTTGCGGGCGATGGCGCCCTGGGAAGGAATGGCCGGCCCGGGAGCGAAGGTCACACGCTGCAGGCCGTGCGCTGGAAGCCGTGGCGCAAGAGCGGCAGGATCGTGCACTGA